Proteins from a genomic interval of Phocoena phocoena chromosome 20, mPhoPho1.1, whole genome shotgun sequence:
- the ODAD1 gene encoding outer dynein arm-docking complex subunit 1: MPLGLSAGSARSEDGSEAFLEGTVDWELSRLQRQCKVMEGERRAYSKEVHQRINKQLEEIQRLEGVRNKLQVQISIAQSQVTRQQDSKRLENMGHLLKCRVRAQAEVKELQEQTRTLDRQIQEWESRIFAHGKDVKASGCILDQKVKSQRRIKILEDQLDRVTCRFDNQLVRNATLREELDLLQIERNRYLNVDRKLQKELQLLRDTVRTLMVSSTSAYTIREEAKAKLGMLRERAEKEVAQNDTEVQVLQRQIAHLEQLHRFLKLKNSDRQPDPAVVEKREQRAREVAEGLRKTSQEKLVLRYEDALKKLSQLTGESDPDLLVEKYLELEERNFAEFNFINEQNSELERLQEEIKEMQEALESGRRSEEDRRSRQEQQRAELQQRVDEVHTEAENLEARFQNFRGQLEKLKTDIQHLFTRAQCDSTVINDLLGVKIHMRDRDIGLFLGLIEKRLVELLTVQAFLETQNSLSASLPNAALLVLGQSPEDLPKKVAPPQPPDNLEDPPGFEANDDYPLSEGELLSYVVKSLEAREQAKGQYLKQLAEAVTKVDSAQSVTLSSTQASSGLPLLPKSPSAVPGSLTSHRASSILASSGGHATSSNVGRVTFRDPSSSAGHATVDSTTAVKGGLMSSQGSTEGRAIFTSPNSSSYLGPTGYLGSSRGHESFGGPESKGPESESSRGLESSRGQVSSTGPASSTGRVSTTSKDSQSKY, encoded by the exons ATGCCTTTAGGACTCTCTGCTGGGAGCGCTCGTTCCGAGGATGGAAGCGAGGCCTTCCTGGAGGGAACGG TGGATTGGGAGCTGAGCAGACTGCAGCGGCAATGCAAAGTGATGGAGGGTGAAAGGCGAGCCTACAGCAAGGAGGTCCACCAGCGCATCAACAAGCAACT TGAGGAGATTCAGCGCCTGGAAGGGGTGCGGAACAAGCTGCAGGTCCAGATCAGCATTGCCCAGAGCCAGGTCACGCGGCAGCAGGACAGCAAGAGGCTGGAAAACATGGGTCACCTGCTCAAGTGCCGGGTCCGGGCGCAGGCTGAGGTCAAGGAGCTGCAGGAGCAGACCAGAACCCTGGACAGGCAG ATCCAGGAATGGGAGAGCCGGATCTTTGCCCATGGGAAGGATGTCAAGGCCTCGGGATGCATCCTGGATCAGAAGGTCAAGAGCCAGCGAAGGATTAAGATCCTTGAAGACCAGTTGGACAGG GTCACCTGTCGCTTTGACAACCAGCTGGTTCGGAATGCAACCTTGCGGGAGGAGCTGGATCTCCTGCAGATCGAGAGGAACCGGTATCTGAATGTGGACCGCAAGCTGCAGAAG GAGTTGCAGCTCCTGCGGGACACGGTCAGGACCCTCATGGTCTCCTCCACCTCTGCCTACACCATCAG ggaGGAGGCGAAGGCCAAGCTAGGCATGCTGCGGGAGAGGGCAGAGAAGGAGGTGGCCCAGAACGACACGGAGGTGCAGGTCTTGCAGCGGCAGATCGCGCACTTGGAGCAGCTGCACCGCTTCCTCAAACTCAAGAACAGCGATCGGCAGCCGGATCCCGCCGTCGTGGAGAAGCGCGAGCAACGGG cccGGGAGGTGGCCGAAGGCCTCCGGAAGACCTCCCAGGAGAAGCTGGTGCTGCGCTACGAGGACGCCCTGAAGAAACTGTCCCAGCTGACCGGGGAGAGCGACCCGGACTTGCTGGTGGAGAAGTACCTGGAGT TGGAGGAGCGGAACTTCGCAGAGTTCAATTTCATCAATGAGCAGAACTCAGAGCTGGAGCGTCTGCAGGAGGAGATCAAGGAG ATGCAGGAGGCCTTGGAGAGCGGGCGCCGCAGTGAGGAGGACCGTCGCTCCAGGCAAGAGCAGCAGCGGGCCGAGTTGCAGCAGCGCGTGGACGAGGTGCACACGGAGGCCGAGAACCTGGAGGCCCGCTTCCAGAACTTTCGCGGGCAGCTGGAGAAGCTCAAGACCG ATATCCAGCACCTCTTCACCAGGGCCCAGTGTGACAGCACGGTCATCAATGACCTCCTAGGGGTCAAGATCCACATGAGAGACCGGGACATAGGCCTCTTCCTGGGCCTCATAGAGAAGCGGCTGGTGGAGCTCCTGACGGTGCAGGCCTTCCTCGAAACCCAG AACAGCCTCTCTGCCAGCTTGCCTAACGCTGCCCTCCTGGTGCTGGGCCAGAGCCCCGAGGATCTTCCCAAGAAAGTGGCCCCACCTCAGCCCCCTGACAATCT TGAGGACCCCCCAGGCTTTGAGGCCAACGACGACTACCCGCTGAGCGAGGGGGAGCTGCTGAGCTACGTGGTGAAGTCG CTGGAGGCCCGGGAGCAGGCGAAGGGTCAGTACCTGAAGCAGCTGGCTGAGGCCGTCACGAAGGTGGACAGCGCCCAGAGCGTGACCCTCTCCAGCACCCAGGCCAGCTCCGGCCTGCCCCTGCTGCCCAAGAGCCCCAGCGCTGTCCCCGGCTCCCTCACGAGCCACAGGGCTAGCAGCATCCTGGCGTCCAGCGGAGGCCACGCCACCAGCTCCAATGTCGGCCGTGTCACCTTTAGGGACCCCAGCTCCAGCGCAGGCCACGCGACCGTTGACTCCACCACAGCCGTCAAAGGGGGACTTATGTCCAGCCAGGGCTCGACTGAGGGCCGAGCGATCTTCACATCCCCCAACTCTAGCAGCTACCTGGGGCCCACTGGATACTTGGGGTCCAGCAGAGGCCACGAGAGCTTTGGGGGCCCggagagcaaaggccctgagtcaGAATCAAGTAGAGGCCTCGAGTCCAGCAGAGGCCAAGTCTCAAGCACTGGCCCTGCCTCTAGCACTGGCCGGGTCTCCACCACCAGCAAAGATTCCCAGAGCAAATACTAG
- the EMP3 gene encoding epithelial membrane protein 3: MSLLLLVVSALHILILILLFVATLDKSWWALPGKESLNLWYDCTWNSDNKTWACSNVSENGWLKAVQVLMVLSLILCCLSFILFMFQLYTMRRGGLFYATGLCQLCTSVAVFTGALIYAIHAEEILAERPSGGSFGYCFALAWVAFPLALASGIIYIHLRKRE; the protein is encoded by the exons ATGTCACTCCTCCTGCTGGTGGTCTCTGCCCTTCACATCCTCATTCTCATCCTGCTTTTCGTGGCCACTCTGGACAAG TCCTGGTGGGCCCTCCCCGGGAAGGAGTCCCTGAATCTCTGGTACGACTGCACATGGAACAGTGACAACAAAACGTGGGCCTGCAGTAATGTCAGCGAGAatg GCTGGCTGAAGGCGGTACAGGTCCTCATGGTGCTTTCCCTCATCCTCTGCTGTCTGTCCTTCATCCTGTTCATGTTCCAGCTCTACACCATGCGGCGAGGAGGGCTCTTCTATGCCACTGGCCTCTGCCAGCTTTGCACCA GCGTGGCGGTGTTTACCGGGGCGCTGATCTACGCCATTCACGCCGAGGAGATACTGGCGGAGCGCCCATCAGGGGGCAGTTTCGGTTACTGCTTCGCCCTGGCCTGGGTGGCCTTCCCCCTCGCCCTGGCCAGCGGCATCATCTACATCCACTTGCGGAAGCGGGAGTGA